Proteins from a genomic interval of Asticcacaulis sp. AND118:
- a CDS encoding creatininase family protein encodes MHLAHSTWPEIEARLQTSKTVIIPIGSNEQHGPMGLLGTDWLCPEIIAHAAEKEGDILVAPTFNIGMAQHHLGFPGTISLRPSTFMAAIEDWVKSLGRHGFERIYFLNGHGGNVASIEAAFSEIYSQWSWKGTRCPFALKLSNWWDLPGIMPLCARLFPTGHGSHATPSEIALTWAAYPEAVRDVPMDPPIAPNGPIRDALDYRARFPDGRIGSDSSLASIELGRQILEAAVPALLKDIAKFEAEERP; translated from the coding sequence ATGCATCTCGCCCATTCCACCTGGCCGGAAATCGAGGCCCGCCTCCAGACCTCGAAGACGGTCATCATCCCTATCGGATCGAACGAGCAGCACGGCCCGATGGGGTTGCTCGGCACCGACTGGCTGTGCCCGGAAATCATCGCCCATGCCGCGGAAAAGGAAGGCGATATTCTGGTCGCCCCGACCTTCAATATCGGCATGGCGCAGCACCATCTTGGCTTTCCGGGGACGATCTCGCTGCGCCCCTCGACCTTCATGGCCGCAATCGAGGACTGGGTAAAGTCGCTTGGCCGACATGGCTTTGAGCGCATCTATTTCCTCAACGGCCACGGCGGCAATGTCGCCTCTATCGAAGCCGCCTTTTCGGAAATTTACAGCCAATGGTCATGGAAGGGTACGCGCTGTCCCTTCGCGCTGAAATTGTCGAACTGGTGGGATCTGCCGGGCATCATGCCCCTTTGTGCGCGCCTCTTTCCCACAGGCCACGGCAGCCATGCCACGCCCTCCGAGATCGCCCTGACCTGGGCCGCCTATCCCGAAGCCGTGCGCGACGTGCCGATGGACCCGCCGATTGCGCCGAACGGCCCCATCCGCGACGCGCTCGACTATCGTGCGCGCTTTCCCGACGGACGCATCGGCTCGGACTCGTCGCTCGCTAGCATCGAACTGGGGCGTCAGATCCTTGAGGCCGCGGTCCCGGCGTTGTTGAAGGATATTGCGAAGTTCGAAGCAGAGGAACGGCCCTAA
- the acs gene encoding acetate--CoA ligase, translating into MTVDTLNNTNLFPVPATYPRAHSVTAADLKAQNDLVTSDPWAHWRTLGEALDWVKPFTQVKDVSFNREDFRIRWFHDGQLNVATNCIDRHLPHKADTVAFIFEGDEPGDSYTVTYAQLAEAVGKRANLLKKYGVKKGDRVTIYMPMVPEAAYFMLACARIGAVHSVVFGGFSPDSLAGRINDCQSEYVVTTIEGRRGGKSIPLKANTDLALLQCPGVKQVFVTGNGCSLSHDGRDLCVDPELETLSADCPAEPMNAEDPLFILYTSGSTGKPKGVLHTTGGYLSWAAYTFKTVFDWHEGDVYWCTADVGWVTGHSYVVYGPLANAATSLIFEGVPNYPTVSRFWEVIDKHQVTTFYTAPTAIRALMREGDAPVLKTSRKSLRLLGSVGEPINPEAWLWYHRVVGNANCPIVDTWWQTETGGHLITPVPGATALKPGSATRPLPGIEACLVDNEGKVLTGATEGNLCICDSWPGQMRSVFGDHQRFIETYFSTYPGKYFTGDGARRDEDGYYWITGRVDDVLNVSGHRLGTAEVESALVAHNAVAEAAVVGFPHDIKGQGIYCYVTLVKGATPTDELKTELRNWVRREIGPIASPDVIQWAPGLPKTRSGKIMRRILRKIAERDVANLGDISTLADPSVVADLVKGAGL; encoded by the coding sequence ATGACGGTCGATACGCTGAACAATACGAATCTCTTTCCGGTGCCGGCCACCTACCCGCGCGCCCATAGCGTGACGGCGGCGGACCTTAAGGCGCAAAACGATCTGGTGACGTCCGATCCGTGGGCGCACTGGCGCACTCTGGGCGAGGCGCTGGATTGGGTGAAGCCCTTCACGCAGGTCAAGGATGTCTCCTTCAACCGGGAGGATTTCCGTATCCGCTGGTTCCACGATGGCCAACTGAACGTCGCGACCAACTGCATCGACCGCCACCTGCCGCACAAGGCCGATACGGTGGCCTTTATTTTCGAGGGCGACGAACCGGGCGATTCCTATACCGTCACCTATGCTCAACTGGCCGAAGCCGTCGGCAAGCGCGCCAACCTGTTGAAAAAATATGGCGTGAAGAAGGGCGACCGCGTCACCATCTACATGCCGATGGTCCCGGAAGCGGCCTATTTCATGCTGGCCTGCGCGCGCATCGGCGCCGTACATTCGGTGGTTTTCGGCGGCTTCTCGCCCGACAGTCTGGCCGGCCGCATCAATGACTGTCAGTCGGAATACGTCGTCACCACCATCGAAGGCCGTCGCGGCGGCAAGTCGATCCCACTCAAGGCCAATACCGATCTGGCCCTGCTGCAATGCCCCGGCGTGAAGCAGGTCTTCGTCACCGGCAATGGCTGTTCGCTGAGCCATGACGGACGCGATCTGTGCGTCGATCCGGAACTGGAAACCCTGAGCGCCGACTGCCCGGCGGAGCCGATGAACGCCGAAGACCCGCTGTTCATCCTCTATACATCGGGCTCTACGGGTAAGCCCAAGGGCGTACTGCACACCACCGGCGGCTATCTCTCCTGGGCGGCCTATACGTTCAAGACCGTCTTCGACTGGCACGAAGGCGACGTCTACTGGTGCACCGCCGATGTCGGCTGGGTGACCGGCCATTCCTATGTCGTCTATGGCCCGCTGGCCAATGCCGCCACCTCGCTGATCTTCGAAGGCGTGCCGAACTACCCCACTGTGTCGCGCTTCTGGGAAGTGATCGACAAGCATCAGGTGACGACCTTCTACACTGCGCCGACGGCCATCCGCGCCCTGATGCGCGAAGGCGATGCGCCGGTGCTCAAGACCTCGCGCAAGTCGCTGCGCCTGCTGGGCTCGGTGGGCGAGCCGATCAATCCGGAAGCCTGGCTGTGGTATCACCGCGTCGTCGGCAACGCGAACTGCCCCATCGTCGACACCTGGTGGCAGACCGAGACGGGCGGCCATCTGATCACGCCGGTGCCGGGCGCGACGGCGCTCAAGCCGGGTTCGGCGACCCGGCCGCTGCCGGGTATCGAGGCCTGTCTGGTCGATAATGAGGGCAAGGTGCTGACCGGCGCGACCGAAGGCAATCTGTGTATCTGCGACTCGTGGCCGGGTCAGATGCGTTCGGTCTTCGGCGACCATCAGCGTTTCATCGAGACCTACTTCTCGACCTATCCCGGCAAATACTTCACCGGCGACGGTGCACGCCGCGACGAGGACGGCTATTACTGGATCACCGGTCGCGTGGATGACGTGCTGAACGTTTCCGGTCACCGTCTCGGCACCGCCGAGGTCGAAAGCGCGCTGGTGGCGCACAATGCCGTGGCCGAAGCCGCGGTGGTCGGCTTCCCGCACGACATCAAGGGCCAGGGCATCTACTGCTACGTCACGCTGGTGAAGGGAGCGACGCCCACCGACGAACTGAAGACCGAACTGCGCAACTGGGTTCGCCGCGAAATCGGCCCGATTGCTTCGCCGGACGTCATCCAGTGGGCGCCGGGCCTGCCCAAAACACGCTCAGGCAAGATCATGCGCCGTATCCTGCGCAAGATTGCCGAACGTGATGTGGCTAATCTGGGCGATATCTCGACCCTGGCCGATCCGTCTGTGGTGGCGGACCTCGTGAAGGGCGCGGGCCTGTAA
- a CDS encoding hemerythrin domain-containing protein: MDIYNYIKKDHRRFEKLMDQVADAPDDRTRLSLFRTLKAELVIHAKAEEQSFYLAMDKATRSKAVEKKLDHTNEEHDEIEKILERISTATTSSDEWMIAFGELKHACAHHFEEEEGSLFEKAKSYFDAAKARQLAKDMDALKKDMMADA; this comes from the coding sequence ATGGATATCTACAACTATATCAAGAAAGACCACCGGCGGTTCGAAAAGCTGATGGATCAGGTCGCCGACGCGCCGGACGATCGCACGCGCCTGTCGCTGTTTCGCACGCTGAAGGCCGAACTGGTCATTCACGCCAAGGCCGAGGAGCAGAGCTTCTATCTGGCCATGGACAAGGCCACGCGCTCAAAGGCCGTGGAAAAGAAGCTCGATCACACCAACGAAGAGCATGACGAGATCGAAAAGATTCTCGAACGGATTTCGACGGCGACGACATCGAGCGACGAGTGGATGATCGCTTTCGGGGAACTTAAACACGCCTGCGCGCATCACTTCGAGGAGGAGGAAGGCAGCCTGTTCGAAAAGGCCAAGAGCTACTTCGACGCCGCCAAGGCCCGGCAACTGGCCAAGGATATGGACGCCCTCAAGAAGGATATGATGGCGGATGCATGA
- a CDS encoding DNA-3-methyladenine glycosylase has product MITGDLVPLERAHMAALAEADPALVPLFATVGDLNFRHRADGFEGLLRLIVEQQLSVKAADSIWQKVRGGLVDVLPARLLALSDEALRGHGLSRPKVRYARILAEAVHDRSVDFAHVRGLDIEDAITHLTALKGIGRWTAEVYLMFCEGRLDIFPTGDIALREAVGWLDGLDARPDEAYCRTRAMRWAPYRSVVSHALWGWYGAVRRGEANRSFN; this is encoded by the coding sequence ATGATAACCGGTGATCTTGTCCCCCTCGAACGCGCCCATATGGCCGCCCTGGCCGAAGCCGATCCGGCGCTGGTGCCCCTGTTCGCCACGGTGGGCGACCTCAACTTCCGCCACCGCGCCGACGGCTTCGAGGGCCTGCTGCGCCTGATCGTCGAACAGCAATTGTCGGTCAAGGCCGCCGACTCCATCTGGCAGAAGGTGCGCGGCGGCCTGGTGGACGTCCTGCCCGCCAGACTGCTGGCCCTGTCGGACGAAGCGCTGCGCGGTCATGGCCTGTCGCGGCCCAAGGTCAGATATGCGCGCATTCTGGCCGAAGCCGTCCACGACCGTTCGGTCGATTTCGCCCATGTGCGGGGTCTCGACATCGAAGACGCCATCACGCACCTGACGGCGCTGAAAGGTATCGGCCGCTGGACGGCGGAGGTCTATCTGATGTTCTGCGAAGGCCGTCTCGACATCTTTCCTACCGGCGATATCGCGCTGCGCGAAGCCGTCGGCTGGCTCGACGGCCTCGACGCCCGCCCGGACGAAGCCTATTGCCGGACGCGCGCGATGCGCTGGGCGCCCTACCGCTCGGTTGTGTCGCACGCTCTGTGGGGCTGGTACGGCGCGGTCAGGCGCGGCGAGGCCAACCGGTCTTTTAACTAA
- a CDS encoding serine protease → MALIPDWLLYGSAVALMVIVPGRWADKSMSPPAPPPPSPGEAALFATYSPFSHNEVISLPLMNDIDYRGTAFSVSKSGEWVLARESIRNCRYPFLNLGGNLAVRIRVQYKRSLDNYVLAVTESGARPLPFADPKTIKPGMRGFMPGFPHDQVGEATGRLIGETKLKTGKRFESPETVLAWAEAGHTEDISGSLNKLLGGPTLDAQSQVIGITLKTKPRRGRLYSSTPATLAKIGHTPSRTYDFEHEDLLTRRNYGIVSDTLRRDYRVAQVGCIQS, encoded by the coding sequence ATGGCCCTCATACCCGACTGGCTGCTCTACGGTTCGGCGGTGGCGCTGATGGTCATCGTGCCCGGTCGCTGGGCCGACAAGTCGATGTCGCCGCCCGCCCCGCCGCCGCCCAGCCCCGGCGAGGCGGCCCTATTCGCCACCTATTCGCCCTTCTCGCACAACGAAGTCATCAGCCTGCCGCTGATGAACGATATCGATTATCGCGGCACGGCCTTTTCGGTGTCGAAGTCGGGCGAGTGGGTGCTGGCCCGCGAAAGCATCCGTAACTGCCGTTACCCCTTCCTCAATCTGGGGGGCAATCTGGCCGTGCGCATCCGCGTCCAGTACAAGCGCAGCCTCGACAACTACGTGCTGGCGGTGACCGAAAGCGGCGCGCGCCCCCTGCCCTTCGCCGACCCCAAGACGATCAAGCCGGGTATGCGCGGCTTCATGCCAGGCTTCCCGCACGATCAGGTGGGTGAAGCCACCGGTCGCCTGATCGGCGAGACCAAGCTCAAGACCGGCAAGCGGTTCGAGTCGCCGGAGACGGTTCTGGCCTGGGCCGAAGCCGGCCACACGGAGGACATTTCCGGCAGCCTCAACAAGCTTCTGGGCGGCCCGACCCTCGATGCCCAGTCGCAGGTCATCGGCATCACGCTGAAGACCAAGCCGCGCCGCGGCCGCCTCTATTCCTCGACGCCGGCCACTTTGGCCAAGATCGGTCATACGCCGTCGCGCACCTACGATTTCGAGCATGAGGACCTGCTGACGCGGCGCAATTACGGCATCGTCTCGGATACGCTGCGTCGCGACTACCGGGTGGCGCAGGTCGGCTGCATCCAGAGCTAA
- a CDS encoding DUF350 domain-containing protein: MIPDFLNLDFLVPDVLRPEVQAFAAGFPVTLLHAGATLLMLLIGAVIYSILTPYKEIQQIRDGNSAAAVAYGGVIIGLAVPLCASMSASTSVREILIWGGATVLLQLFVFRLVDFLLAGLPQRIDEGEVSAAVLLVAGKLAVALILAAAVAG, from the coding sequence ATGATACCGGATTTCCTCAATCTCGATTTTCTGGTGCCGGACGTTCTGCGTCCCGAAGTGCAGGCCTTCGCCGCCGGCTTCCCGGTCACCCTGCTGCACGCCGGTGCCACCCTGCTCATGCTGCTCATCGGCGCGGTGATCTATTCGATCCTGACGCCCTATAAGGAAATCCAGCAGATCCGCGACGGCAATTCCGCCGCTGCGGTCGCCTATGGCGGCGTGATCATTGGCCTGGCCGTGCCGCTGTGTGCGTCCATGTCGGCCTCGACCTCGGTGCGCGAAATCCTCATCTGGGGCGGCGCGACGGTCCTGCTGCAACTGTTTGTCTTCCGTCTGGTCGACTTCCTGCTGGCCGGCCTGCCGCAGCGCATCGATGAGGGCGAAGTTTCCGCCGCCGTCCTGCTGGTGGCAGGCAAGCTGGCCGTCGCCCTGATCCTCGCCGCCGCCGTCGCCGGCTAA
- the rlmN gene encoding 23S rRNA (adenine(2503)-C(2))-methyltransferase RlmN, producing MAYTLDLSAKPAAPAKVNITGLTRDGLIAALKESGVVEERKARMRAQQIWRWVHHYGFTDFDKMTDIGKDQRGPLAEVFTLARPEVVERQVSKDGTRKWLIRMAPGIEVETVYIPDVGRSGALCVSSQVGCTLNCSFCHTGTQRLVRNLTAAEIVAQVQVARDDLGEWPSPKEDRRLSNIVFMGMGEPLYNLDNVADAIDIISDNEGIAISRRRITVSTSGVVPELDALGKRTAAMLAISLHATNDELRDVLVPINKKYPLKDLMAGIRAYPDLSNARRVTFEYVMLKGVNDSPAEARALINLIKGIPAKINLIPFNPWPGTDYQCSDWKSIESFAAILNKAGYASPIRTPRGRDILAACGQLKSESEKVRASVLRRNGQAETAQNETDAVETELPYGHLASGM from the coding sequence GTGGCCTATACGCTCGACCTGTCCGCCAAACCCGCCGCGCCCGCTAAGGTCAACATTACCGGGCTGACGCGCGACGGCCTGATCGCGGCGTTGAAAGAGTCCGGCGTGGTCGAGGAGCGCAAGGCCAGGATGCGCGCCCAGCAAATCTGGCGCTGGGTGCACCATTACGGCTTCACCGATTTCGACAAGATGACCGATATCGGCAAGGATCAGCGCGGTCCGCTGGCCGAAGTCTTCACCCTTGCCCGTCCCGAAGTCGTCGAGCGTCAGGTGTCGAAAGACGGCACGCGCAAGTGGCTGATCCGCATGGCGCCGGGCATCGAGGTCGAAACGGTCTACATTCCCGATGTCGGCCGTTCGGGCGCGCTGTGCGTCTCGTCGCAGGTCGGCTGCACGCTCAACTGTTCCTTCTGCCACACCGGCACGCAGCGTCTGGTGCGCAACCTGACCGCCGCCGAAATCGTAGCCCAGGTGCAGGTGGCGCGCGACGATCTGGGCGAATGGCCGTCGCCCAAGGAAGACCGCCGCCTGTCCAACATCGTCTTCATGGGCATGGGCGAGCCGCTGTATAATCTCGACAACGTCGCCGACGCCATCGACATCATCTCCGACAACGAAGGCATCGCCATTTCGCGCCGCCGCATCACCGTCTCGACGTCGGGCGTGGTGCCGGAACTGGACGCGTTGGGCAAGCGCACGGCGGCCATGCTGGCCATTTCGCTGCACGCGACCAATGACGAGCTGCGCGATGTGCTGGTGCCGATCAACAAGAAGTACCCGCTGAAGGACCTGATGGCCGGCATCCGCGCCTATCCGGACCTATCGAACGCCCGCCGCGTCACCTTCGAATATGTGATGCTCAAGGGCGTGAACGACAGCCCCGCCGAAGCGCGCGCCCTGATCAACCTGATCAAGGGCATCCCGGCCAAGATCAACCTCATCCCGTTCAATCCGTGGCCGGGCACCGACTATCAGTGCTCGGACTGGAAGTCGATCGAGTCCTTCGCCGCCATTCTCAACAAGGCCGGTTACGCCTCGCCCATCCGCACGCCGCGCGGGCGCGACATCCTCGCCGCCTGCGGTCAGTTGAAGTCCGAAAGCGAGAAGGTGCGCGCCAGCGTTCTGCGCAGGAACGGGCAGGCGGAAACGGCCCAGAATGAGACGGATGCGGTCGAAACGGAACTGCCCTACGGCCATCTGGCTTCCGGCATGTAG
- a CDS encoding cytochrome c family protein, with protein MRTALILTGLLVASGTHAQTSAASGEDLFERYCASCHEVTASNGQGPSLERVVGRQVASVAGFAYSPALRAVGAKGLRWDAAHLDRFLSDPSKLYPGTTMPQSVSKPENRKAIIAYLKAQ; from the coding sequence GTGAGAACAGCGCTGATCCTGACGGGGCTTCTTGTGGCGTCGGGCACGCACGCTCAAACCTCGGCAGCCTCCGGCGAAGACCTGTTCGAGCGCTATTGCGCGAGTTGTCATGAGGTCACGGCCAGCAACGGTCAGGGCCCGTCGCTTGAGCGCGTCGTCGGTCGTCAGGTGGCGAGCGTTGCGGGATTCGCCTACTCCCCCGCCCTCAGGGCCGTCGGCGCCAAGGGTCTGCGCTGGGACGCCGCGCATCTGGATCGATTTCTGAGCGATCCGTCAAAGCTCTATCCCGGCACTACCATGCCGCAATCGGTGTCCAAACCTGAAAACCGTAAGGCGATCATTGCCTATCTCAAGGCGCAGTAG
- a CDS encoding MAPEG family protein: MIELTTDQLFLLPFLGHFALVAGLYVWLTWERQTALRKGEIKASAFVNANADPERSKRVARNLSNQFELPVFALFAAAIIYQSGRIEEIDIAAAWLFLVGRLIHTVVQTLTTDVPLRGMVFMINFIAVVVLMGRVAQGVFL; encoded by the coding sequence ATGATTGAGCTGACGACGGATCAACTGTTTCTGCTGCCGTTTCTGGGGCATTTTGCGCTGGTGGCCGGGCTCTATGTCTGGCTGACCTGGGAGCGCCAGACCGCCCTGCGCAAGGGCGAGATCAAGGCCTCGGCCTTCGTCAACGCCAATGCCGATCCGGAGCGCTCGAAGCGGGTGGCGCGCAACCTGTCCAATCAGTTCGAACTGCCGGTCTTTGCCCTGTTTGCCGCCGCGATCATCTATCAGTCCGGCCGCATCGAAGAGATCGACATCGCCGCCGCGTGGCTTTTCCTTGTCGGGCGGCTCATCCATACGGTCGTGCAGACCCTGACCACCGATGTGCCCCTACGCGGCATGGTCTTCATGATCAACTTCATCGCCGTCGTGGTGCTGATGGGGCGCGTGGCGCAAGGGGTGTTTTTGTGA
- a CDS encoding molybdopterin-synthase adenylyltransferase MoeB: MSLPDLPPHLTDDDLDRYARHIVLKEIGGMGQRRLKAAKVLIVGLGGIGAPAALYLAAAGIGTLGLLDDDTVSLSNLQRQVLYATGDVGASKAEVAKARLSALNPAAALNLHSVRLTADNAAEIIGGYDIVLDGCDNFETRHLVNRICMAWGKTLVSGALGRFSGQVAVFRGAPCYHCFVPDIPPDAETCERVGIVGALAGIIGAMCALEVVKLVAGAGEPLLGKLLIFDGLSMTSRVIALPPEPDCPICGDDHD; this comes from the coding sequence ATGTCCCTGCCCGACCTGCCCCCCCATCTGACCGACGACGATCTTGACCGCTATGCCCGGCACATTGTGCTGAAAGAGATCGGCGGCATGGGGCAACGCCGTCTGAAGGCTGCAAAGGTGCTGATCGTCGGTTTGGGCGGCATAGGCGCCCCGGCAGCGCTTTATCTGGCGGCGGCGGGTATCGGCACGCTGGGCCTGCTCGATGACGACACGGTCAGCCTGTCCAATCTGCAAAGACAGGTCCTGTACGCCACCGGCGATGTGGGCGCCTCTAAGGCCGAGGTAGCGAAGGCGCGCCTGTCCGCCCTCAACCCGGCAGCCGCATTGAATCTGCACTCCGTGCGTCTCACCGCCGATAATGCGGCGGAAATCATCGGCGGCTACGACATCGTGCTGGATGGCTGCGATAATTTCGAGACGCGCCATCTGGTCAACCGCATCTGCATGGCATGGGGCAAGACGCTGGTGTCCGGTGCGCTTGGCCGTTTCAGCGGTCAGGTGGCGGTGTTCAGGGGCGCGCCCTGCTATCACTGTTTCGTGCCGGATATTCCGCCCGATGCCGAAACCTGCGAACGTGTGGGGATCGTCGGCGCTCTGGCCGGGATTATCGGCGCGATGTGCGCGCTGGAGGTCGTGAAACTGGTCGCCGGCGCGGGCGAACCGCTGCTCGGCAAGCTGCTGATCTTCGACGGCCTGTCTATGACCTCGCGCGTCATTGCCCTGCCGCCGGAGCCGGACTGCCCGATCTGTGGAGACGACCATGATTGA
- a CDS encoding YoaK family protein, which produces MRRTIRQISGKRRSETGDARLGVTLAFVAGAVNAGGFLAVGVYTSHMSGMVASFADDMVLETFGPAVLALTYVLCFFLGAVTSSLLVNWARLKRLHSEFALTLGLEALLLLVFGLLAAGLIGDIALSLPLTIGLLCYLMGLQNSLMTKLSHAEIRTTHMTGIITDLGIEAGRFLFGRATHADARFHPKKARLLLSLLSAFTVGGLAGAFGFSHLGFVTVLPVSILLGLIALVPMLDDLSRQKRRRGLKA; this is translated from the coding sequence ATGCGGCGGACCATCAGGCAGATCAGCGGCAAACGGCGCTCGGAAACGGGCGATGCGCGGCTGGGCGTCACCCTGGCCTTTGTCGCCGGGGCGGTCAATGCCGGGGGTTTTCTGGCCGTCGGCGTCTATACCTCGCACATGTCGGGCATGGTGGCGTCTTTTGCTGACGACATGGTGCTGGAGACCTTTGGCCCGGCGGTGCTGGCGCTGACCTATGTGCTGTGTTTCTTTCTGGGGGCGGTGACCTCCAGCCTGCTGGTGAACTGGGCGCGGCTGAAGCGGCTGCATTCGGAATTCGCGCTGACCCTGGGGCTGGAGGCGCTGTTGCTGCTGGTCTTTGGACTGCTGGCCGCCGGGCTGATCGGCGACATCGCCCTGAGCCTGCCGCTGACCATCGGGCTGCTGTGCTATCTGATGGGCCTGCAGAACAGCCTGATGACCAAGCTGTCGCACGCGGAAATTCGCACCACCCATATGACGGGCATCATTACCGATCTGGGGATCGAGGCCGGGCGCTTCCTGTTCGGTCGTGCGACGCATGCCGACGCGCGCTTTCATCCGAAAAAGGCGCGACTCCTTCTGTCGCTGCTTTCGGCCTTTACGGTGGGCGGTTTGGCAGGCGCTTTCGGCTTCAGTCATCTGGGCTTCGTGACGGTGCTGCCGGTGTCGATTTTACTGGGTTTGATCGCTCTGGTGCCCATGCTGGACGACTTGTCCCGGCAAAAACGCCGACGGGGCTTGAAAGCCTAA
- the hslV gene encoding ATP-dependent protease subunit HslV, which yields MTDNNFPNWHGTTIVAVRKNGKTVIAGDGQVSMGPTIVKGGAKKVRTLAGGKVIVGFAGATADAFTLLERLEAKLELYPDQLARACVDLAKDWRTDRYLRRLEAMLLVGDKNHILTITGVGDVLEPEDGVAAIGSGGTYALSAARALLEYEPDAEVIARKAMKIAGDICVYTNHSVTLEKLEA from the coding sequence ATGACGGACAACAATTTCCCCAACTGGCACGGCACCACCATCGTGGCCGTGCGCAAGAACGGCAAGACGGTCATCGCCGGTGACGGTCAGGTTTCGATGGGCCCGACCATCGTCAAGGGCGGCGCGAAAAAGGTCAGAACTCTGGCCGGCGGCAAGGTGATTGTCGGCTTTGCCGGGGCGACGGCCGACGCCTTCACGCTTCTGGAGCGGCTGGAGGCCAAGCTGGAACTCTATCCGGACCAACTGGCGCGGGCCTGCGTCGATCTGGCCAAGGACTGGCGCACCGACCGCTATCTGCGCCGGCTGGAGGCCATGCTGCTGGTGGGCGACAAGAACCACATCCTGACCATCACCGGGGTCGGCGATGTGCTTGAGCCCGAAGACGGCGTGGCGGCCATCGGTTCCGGCGGCACCTACGCGCTGTCGGCGGCGCGCGCGCTTCTGGAGTACGAGCCCGATGCCGAGGTCATCGCGCGCAAGGCCATGAAGATCGCGGGCGATATCTGCGTTTACACCAACCACAGTGTCACTCTGGAGAAACTGGAAGCGTGA
- a CDS encoding GNAT family N-acetyltransferase encodes MISFRPLTDNDAGRLLLWMSSPHVRQWWVNEGQTAEDAVEDALAYIGAANATAWLFEWNGKPAGYTQSYECHPDHEPGSPCHSDSPKGTFLIDMFIGDASLLGEGIGTQVLTQISNGMFKKGALCVRVAPQTANLAAMRCCEKAGFVSVGLTPCGGLALMQRTPELNA; translated from the coding sequence GTGATCTCCTTCCGTCCTTTGACCGATAACGATGCCGGACGTCTGCTGCTGTGGATGTCCTCGCCCCATGTCCGCCAATGGTGGGTGAATGAGGGGCAGACCGCCGAAGATGCAGTCGAAGACGCGCTGGCCTATATCGGCGCGGCCAATGCCACGGCCTGGCTGTTCGAATGGAACGGCAAGCCCGCGGGCTATACCCAGTCCTACGAATGCCACCCCGACCATGAACCTGGCAGCCCCTGCCATTCGGACTCGCCCAAAGGCACGTTCCTGATCGACATGTTCATCGGGGACGCCTCGCTGCTGGGGGAGGGGATCGGCACCCAGGTCCTGACCCAGATCAGCAATGGGATGTTCAAGAAGGGGGCGCTGTGCGTGCGCGTCGCCCCTCAGACCGCCAATCTGGCGGCCATGCGTTGCTGCGAAAAAGCGGGTTTCGTCTCCGTCGGGCTGACCCCGTGCGGCGGATTGGCCCTGATGCAGCGTACGCCGGAACTGAACGCCTGA
- a CDS encoding GNAT family N-acetyltransferase: MAYEFRRLTAEDIALVNDWIARPHVAEWWIDGTGGPSEPLDEDILTEDEVRAWIVSFEGRPFAYMQDYTPHLDPQHHFFDRPPGTRGIDQIIGEADMVGIGHGPAFIRQRVEQLFAEGAPCVVTDPHPKNARAIRAYQKAGFAPYGEVISPAWGPSLLMECKPE, translated from the coding sequence ATGGCCTATGAATTCCGTCGTCTGACGGCTGAAGACATTGCGCTGGTCAACGACTGGATCGCGCGTCCGCACGTCGCCGAATGGTGGATCGACGGTACGGGCGGTCCTTCTGAGCCGCTTGATGAGGATATCCTCACCGAAGACGAGGTGAGGGCGTGGATCGTCTCGTTTGAGGGGCGGCCCTTCGCCTATATGCAGGACTATACGCCGCATCTCGACCCGCAGCATCACTTCTTCGACCGCCCGCCAGGTACGCGCGGCATCGACCAGATCATCGGCGAGGCCGATATGGTCGGCATCGGCCACGGGCCCGCCTTCATCCGTCAGCGCGTCGAGCAGCTCTTTGCCGAAGGTGCGCCCTGCGTGGTTACCGACCCGCATCCGAAAAACGCCCGCGCCATCCGGGCCTACCAAAAGGCGGGTTTCGCCCCATATGGGGAAGTGATCAGCCCGGCATGGGGCCCCAGTCTACTTATGGAATGCAAACCCGAATGA